The Candidatus Caldatribacterium sp. genome has a window encoding:
- a CDS encoding ferritin gives MLTKRLEEAVNEQIKNEFYSAYLYLAMAAQCEAMNLKGFAHWLKLQAKEELSHGMRLFEFVNDRGGRVVLRGIEQPPVEYPSLRAMFEAVLEHEKKVTGMIHKLYEMAKEEKDYPLMTHLQWFIDEQVEEEKNAAEIVAYIKMAGEGLGLLVLDAKMGERKD, from the coding sequence GTGTTAACCAAGCGTCTTGAAGAAGCAGTAAACGAGCAAATCAAAAACGAGTTTTACTCGGCATATCTTTACTTAGCCATGGCAGCCCAGTGCGAGGCTATGAATTTGAAGGGTTTTGCGCACTGGCTGAAGCTCCAGGCAAAAGAGGAGCTCTCCCATGGAATGCGTCTTTTTGAGTTTGTGAATGACCGGGGTGGGCGAGTTGTGCTCCGTGGTATCGAGCAGCCTCCGGTGGAGTATCCGTCTCTTCGGGCAATGTTTGAAGCAGTTCTTGAGCACGAGAAGAAGGTAACGGGGATGATCCATAAATTGTACGAGATGGCAAAAGAGGAGAAGGATTATCCCTTGATGACCCATCTCCAGTGGTTCATCGACGAGCAGGTTGAAGAGGAAAAGAATGCAGCCGAAATCGTGGCGTACATAAAGATGGCTGGAGAGGGTCTGGGGCTCCTTGTGCTTGATGCCAAAATGGGGGAAAGAAAAGACTGA
- a CDS encoding PaaI family thioesterase, whose protein sequence is MDKIEFLRERFAQEGYARFLGIELEDLREGYARVRMKVTENLHNIFATAHGGALFSLLDEAFELACNSHVEDAVAMSVTVHYVRPVTEGTVVAEAQEVALTARTGIYDITAYDEAGNPVAFARALCYRKRKD, encoded by the coding sequence ATGGACAAAATCGAGTTCTTGCGGGAGAGGTTCGCTCAGGAAGGGTACGCAAGGTTCCTTGGAATAGAACTCGAAGACCTCAGAGAAGGCTACGCACGAGTCCGAATGAAAGTAACCGAAAACCTTCACAACATCTTTGCGACTGCTCACGGAGGAGCTCTCTTCTCCCTCCTTGACGAAGCTTTTGAGCTTGCCTGCAACTCTCACGTGGAAGACGCCGTGGCCATGAGTGTTACGGTGCACTACGTGAGGCCTGTCACGGAAGGAACGGTTGTCGCTGAAGCCCAAGAGGTGGCGCTGACTGCACGGACGGGAATCTACGACATTACCGCCTATGACGAGGCAGGAAATCCTGTTGCCTTTGCCAGAGCGCTTTGCTACCGAAAAAGAAAAGACTGA
- a CDS encoding hydrolase produces the protein PLVLLVAPPPIGPLPKEMEIFKGGEEKSRELGHLYRFWADILGCHFFDAQEVVTTSAIDGIHWDAKGNEAFAQALAQIIPKIL, from the coding sequence CCCTTGGTTCTCCTTGTAGCTCCGCCACCCATCGGACCGCTCCCCAAAGAGATGGAAATTTTCAAGGGTGGAGAGGAGAAATCAAGAGAGCTTGGACATCTCTACCGTTTCTGGGCAGACATTCTTGGTTGCCACTTCTTCGACGCTCAAGAAGTCGTTACAACAAGCGCTATCGATGGTATTCACTGGGACGCAAAGGGGAACGAAGCTTTCGCCCAAGCCCTGGCACAAATCATTCCCAAAATCCTTTAG